The following are encoded in a window of Salmo trutta chromosome 27, fSalTru1.1, whole genome shotgun sequence genomic DNA:
- the LOC115164207 gene encoding 60S ribosomal protein L37 yields MTKGTSSFGKRRNKTHALCRRCGSKAYHLQKSSCGKCGYPEKRKRKYNWSAKAKRRNTTGTGRIRHLRVVYRRFRNGFREGTVPKPKRAAVAASSSS; encoded by the exons ATG ACGAAGGGAACGTCGTCATTTGGTAAACGTCGCAACAAGACGCACGCCCTGTGTCGTCGGTGCGGCTCCAAGGCATACCACCTCCAGAAGTCATCCTGCGGAAAGTGTGGATACCCCGAAAAGCGCAAGAGAAAGT ATAACTGGAGTGCCAAGGCCAAGCGACGCAACACTACCGGAACTGGCCGTATCAGACACCTGAGGGTCGTCTACCGCAGATTCAG GAATGGATTCCGTGAGGGAACTGTCCCTAAGCCTAAGAGGGCAGCAGTGGCTGCCTCTAGCTCTTCCTAG